One genomic segment of Streptomyces niveus includes these proteins:
- a CDS encoding bifunctional cytidylyltransferase/SDR family oxidoreductase → MSVPHAAHPRTTAVVLAGGTGQRVGLSIPKQLLKIAGKAVIEHTLSIFEQSDSIDDVIVLMAPGFVPDVEKIVAKAGLTKVTKVIEGGQTRNETTERAISALGEGLAEGEDRNVLFHDAVRPLLSQRVIKDCVDALDRYEAVDVAISSADTIIVTRTHGGDGEFITEVPDRSRLRRGQTPQAFKLSTIRKAYEIAAGDPNFQATDDCSVVLRYLPDVPIYVVAGDEYNMKVTQPVDVFIADKLFQLASTAAPVQADEAAYRELLSGKTLVVFGGSYGIGADIAALAEQYGAKVYALGRSTTGTHVENPEHVDDALSKAYSATGRIDYVINTAGVLRIGKLAETDNTTIQEALNVNYLAPVQIARASYKYLAETKGQLLLYTSSSYTRGRAEYSLYSSTKAAMVNLTQALSDEWAGDGIRVNCVNPERTATPMRTKAFGTEPAGSLLSSEAVARTSLDVLLSELTGHVIDVRQQDPTREASAAGSGFEQALASVLDRQEDV, encoded by the coding sequence GTGTCTGTGCCGCATGCAGCCCATCCCCGCACCACGGCAGTCGTGCTCGCCGGTGGTACCGGTCAGCGCGTGGGCCTGTCGATCCCCAAGCAGCTGCTGAAGATCGCGGGGAAGGCTGTCATCGAGCACACGCTGTCGATCTTCGAGCAGTCCGACTCGATCGACGACGTGATCGTGCTGATGGCACCGGGTTTCGTGCCCGACGTGGAGAAGATCGTCGCCAAGGCCGGTCTCACCAAGGTCACGAAGGTCATCGAGGGCGGCCAGACCCGGAACGAGACCACCGAGCGTGCCATTTCGGCCCTCGGCGAGGGCCTCGCGGAGGGTGAGGACCGCAACGTCCTGTTCCATGACGCGGTCCGCCCGCTCCTGTCACAGCGTGTCATCAAGGACTGCGTGGACGCGCTCGACCGCTACGAGGCCGTCGACGTCGCGATCTCGTCAGCCGACACCATCATCGTGACCCGTACCCACGGTGGTGACGGCGAGTTCATCACCGAGGTCCCCGACCGCTCGCGGCTGCGGCGCGGCCAGACGCCCCAGGCGTTCAAGCTGTCCACGATCCGCAAGGCGTACGAGATCGCCGCGGGCGACCCCAACTTCCAGGCCACCGACGACTGTTCGGTGGTCCTGCGCTATTTGCCCGACGTGCCGATCTATGTCGTCGCGGGCGACGAGTACAACATGAAGGTGACGCAGCCGGTCGACGTCTTCATCGCCGACAAGCTGTTCCAGCTCGCCTCCACCGCCGCCCCCGTCCAGGCGGACGAGGCGGCGTACCGCGAACTGCTCTCCGGCAAGACACTGGTGGTCTTCGGCGGTTCGTACGGCATCGGCGCCGACATCGCCGCCCTCGCCGAGCAGTACGGCGCGAAGGTGTACGCGCTGGGCCGCTCCACCACCGGCACCCATGTCGAGAACCCGGAGCACGTCGACGACGCGCTGTCGAAGGCGTACTCGGCCACCGGCCGGATCGACTACGTGATCAACACCGCGGGCGTACTGCGCATCGGCAAGCTGGCCGAGACGGACAACACGACGATTCAGGAAGCGCTGAACGTCAATTACCTGGCGCCCGTCCAGATCGCCCGCGCCTCGTACAAGTATCTGGCCGAGACCAAGGGCCAGCTGCTCCTCTACACATCGAGCAGCTACACCCGCGGTCGCGCCGAATACAGCCTCTATTCGTCGACCAAGGCGGCCATGGTGAATCTCACCCAGGCCCTCTCGGACGAATGGGCCGGGGACGGCATCCGGGTGAATTGCGTCAATCCGGAGCGCACCGCGACCCCGATGCGCACCAAGGCGTTCGGCACCGAGCCCGCGGGCTCGCTGCTCTCCTCCGAGGCCGTCGCCCGTACCTCGCTCGACGTTCTGCTCTCCGAACTCACCGGCCATGTGATCGACGTGCGGCAGCAGGACCCGACCCGGGAAGCCTCCGCCGCCGGCTCGGGATTCGAGCAGGCCCTGGCCTCGGTCCTTGACCGTCAGGAAGATGTGTAA
- the proB gene encoding glutamate 5-kinase has translation MTVARQYVTQARRIVVKVGSSSLTTASGGLDADRVDALVDVLAKARGGGEKEIVLVSSGAIAAGLAPLGLARRPRDLARQQAAASVGQGLLVARYASSFSRYGLRVGQVLLTTDDTSRRSHYRNAYRTLDQLLTMGTVPVVNENDTVATEEIRFGDNDRLAALVAHLVRADLLVLLSDVDGLYDGDPAKPGAARIARVDGPADLVGVSMGSAGKAGLGTGGMVTKVEAARIAAAAGIPVVLTSAGRAGDALAGRDTGTYFGRTGRRSADRLLWLAHASTPQGALTLDEGAVRAVVERRTSLLPAGIASVEGEFSAGDPVELRDTAGRAVARGLVNFDAKEIPQLLGRSTRDLARDLGPAYEREVVHRDDLVILHP, from the coding sequence GTGACAGTGGCAAGGCAGTACGTAACGCAAGCCCGCAGGATCGTCGTCAAGGTCGGCTCCTCCTCGCTCACCACCGCCTCCGGCGGGCTCGACGCCGACCGCGTCGACGCCCTCGTCGACGTACTCGCCAAGGCCCGCGGCGGCGGCGAGAAGGAGATCGTCCTCGTCTCCAGCGGCGCCATCGCCGCCGGCCTCGCCCCGCTCGGCCTCGCCCGCCGCCCCCGCGACCTCGCCCGCCAGCAGGCTGCGGCCAGCGTCGGACAGGGGCTGCTCGTCGCCCGCTACGCCTCGTCCTTCTCGCGCTACGGGCTGCGCGTCGGCCAGGTCCTGCTCACCACGGACGACACCAGCCGCCGCTCCCACTACCGCAACGCCTACCGCACCCTCGACCAGTTGCTCACGATGGGCACCGTCCCCGTCGTCAACGAGAACGACACCGTCGCCACCGAGGAGATCCGCTTCGGCGACAACGACCGGCTGGCCGCGCTCGTCGCCCATCTCGTCCGCGCCGACCTGCTCGTCCTGCTCTCGGACGTCGACGGCCTGTACGACGGCGACCCCGCCAAACCGGGCGCCGCACGGATCGCACGTGTCGACGGCCCCGCCGACCTGGTCGGCGTCTCCATGGGCAGCGCGGGCAAGGCCGGACTCGGCACCGGCGGCATGGTCACCAAGGTCGAGGCGGCCAGGATCGCCGCAGCCGCGGGCATCCCCGTCGTACTGACATCGGCCGGCCGCGCGGGCGACGCCCTCGCCGGCCGCGACACGGGCACGTACTTCGGCCGAACCGGGCGCCGGTCCGCCGACCGGCTGCTCTGGCTCGCCCACGCGTCCACGCCCCAGGGCGCGCTGACCCTCGACGAGGGCGCCGTACGGGCCGTCGTGGAGCGCCGCACCTCGCTGCTGCCCGCCGGGATCGCCTCGGTCGAGGGCGAGTTCAGCGCCGGTGACCCGGTCGAACTCCGTGACACGGCGGGCCGGGCGGTGGCCCGCGGGCTGGTCAACTTCGACGCCAAGGAGATTCCCCAGCTCCTCGGCCGCTCCACCCGGGATCTGGCACGGGATCTGGGACCCGCCTACGAGCGGGAGGTCGTACACAGGGACGATCTGGTCATCCTGCATCCGTGA
- a CDS encoding glutamate-5-semialdehyde dehydrogenase — protein sequence MTSLSPYDNLTPVTRTAYRARSAAADLAPLPRSVKDDALLAIADALEVRTQEIIKANGEDVERAREAGTSEAIIDRLTLTPERVRAIAADVRDVAALPDPVGEVVRGSTLPNGIDLRQVRVPLGVVGIIYEARPNVTVDAAALCLKSGNAVLLRGSSSAYSSNTALVRVLRDAVGGAGLPADAVQLVPGENRDSVRELMRARGLVDVLIPRGGASLIRTVVEESTVPVIETGTGNCHVYVDAETDLDMAVEILINSKAQRPSVCNAAETLLVHQDIAAEFLPRALDALAGAGVTVHADERVLEFAEAAGGTKATVVAATAEDWETEYLSYDIAAAVVDSLDAAVAHIRLWSSGHTEAIVTTSQAAARRFTQLVDSTTVAVNVSTRFTDGGQFGFGAEIGISTQKLHARGPMGLPELTSTKYIVTGDGHTR from the coding sequence ATGACCTCGCTCTCGCCGTACGACAACCTGACACCGGTCACCAGGACCGCCTACCGCGCCCGCTCCGCAGCCGCGGACCTCGCCCCACTGCCGCGCTCGGTCAAGGACGACGCGCTGCTGGCGATCGCCGACGCCCTGGAAGTCCGTACGCAGGAGATCATCAAGGCGAACGGCGAGGACGTCGAGCGTGCCAGGGAAGCCGGCACCAGCGAGGCGATCATCGACCGGCTGACCCTCACGCCCGAGCGGGTGCGGGCGATCGCCGCCGACGTACGGGACGTGGCCGCGCTGCCCGATCCGGTCGGCGAGGTCGTGCGCGGATCGACGCTCCCCAACGGGATCGACCTGCGCCAGGTGCGCGTCCCGCTCGGCGTGGTCGGGATCATCTACGAGGCCCGCCCCAACGTCACCGTCGACGCGGCGGCGCTCTGCCTGAAGTCCGGCAACGCCGTCCTGCTGCGCGGCTCGTCCTCCGCGTACTCCTCCAACACCGCGCTCGTGCGCGTGCTGCGCGACGCCGTCGGCGGGGCCGGGCTGCCGGCCGACGCCGTCCAGCTCGTGCCCGGCGAGAACCGCGACTCCGTACGCGAACTGATGCGCGCCCGCGGTCTGGTCGACGTGCTGATCCCGCGCGGCGGCGCCTCGCTGATCCGCACCGTCGTGGAGGAGTCCACCGTCCCCGTCATCGAGACCGGCACCGGGAACTGCCACGTCTACGTGGACGCCGAGACCGACCTCGACATGGCCGTCGAGATCCTCATCAACTCCAAGGCGCAGCGCCCCAGCGTCTGCAACGCCGCCGAGACGCTCCTCGTCCACCAGGACATCGCCGCCGAGTTCCTGCCGCGCGCGCTGGACGCGCTCGCCGGGGCCGGGGTCACCGTGCACGCCGACGAGCGGGTGCTGGAGTTCGCGGAGGCGGCCGGCGGTACGAAGGCCACCGTCGTGGCGGCCACCGCCGAGGACTGGGAGACCGAGTACCTGTCGTACGACATCGCCGCCGCCGTGGTCGACTCGCTCGACGCGGCCGTCGCCCACATCCGGCTCTGGTCCTCCGGCCACACCGAGGCCATCGTCACCACCTCGCAGGCGGCGGCCCGCCGATTCACCCAGTTGGTCGATTCCACGACGGTCGCGGTCAACGTGTCGACGCGGTTCACGGACGGCGGCCAGTTCGGCTTCGGCGCCGAGATCGGCATCTCCACCCAGAAACTGCACGCGCGGGGACCGATGGGACTGCCCGAGCTGACCTCGACCAAATACATCGTGACGGGCGACGGTCACACACGGTAG